CATGAAAACCAGAATCAGATTACTTGCACTCCACCATGGTTAGCCCAGGGCATTTAACAATGCCATTGCTTAATTCTCATTTACATTCCCATTATTCACATTATGAGGATAATAACATGATTAAAATATAAGCAGTACCGTGTGCGGAGTTGGATAAAGATAAAGGCAGTGGTCATAGTTCCAGATGATCGGTTGTACAGTTAGAGGGAGTGGACAGAGATGAGACTGATGGGTCATGGTAGCCACAAGCTGAAATTTAAACCATTTCCATTAGAATTTTCTCAGATTTTTAAAACCAAAATTGACATGTTAATAACAGAAATCGCGCGGAAAAAGGAAATATTACATGCTGAAAAGGATCATCAGTTTCTTCCATAGAAGGTGGCATTAAACATGATCGACGCATTCTATACAGCATATCCTGGCGGAAAAATACAATTTCTTGAGTATAGAACTTGACCCTGCAACcaaaaagttattttttgtaaGAACAATCAGAAAGACATCAGCTGTCACAGCAACTAGGAAGCACATAAATATACAGCTGAAGATGTCCCATGCAATCCTATTCAAATTGACCATTAACCTGCAGGGGTTGCTTGAGAATATGGCATTTGGTATGTGATTTTGGAGCTCCTCTGTCAAATATTTCGGTAGAGCACGCCTAGGCAGAACTGTTGAAGGGCCTAGGAAAAATTTTTTCCGAAAGTGTTGTCACAAgtattgcagaaaataaaaatagaaattgtAAGTGATTATCAAGAATCAACTACCTGCATCATCAGGACCTGGAATAAACAGGAATTTACTGTGCTCTGTTAGCCGTGGATGGGCAGCAATTAGTTGCCCTAGCTTTCCAAACTGTGACCTGCATAAAGAGGCTTTTCAATTATTGTCCTTTTCAAAGCAATAAGTAATAACAATGGTGTTTATTAGTGCTGTTATAATGATAACGACAAATCACTTCAGAATCCATGAGAGAAGTAATAACATCTTAAGTGAAACTCACCTGAGGATTGAATAAGCATGAAACGCAAGGTTACATGGATGAGAAGAGAAGTTCCCCATGAAGACAAATAAGGAAGGAACAACTTCCACACTCTCAAAACCATCAAGCACAGTCTCCAGCTTTCCCATAGCCTTCTCTACGGAGAAACAGCATCAAGATTATAACAATCTAGCTTGAAAATAAAGGAGCTAGAGaaaagagaacaaaaaataaagaaaatgacAACTCAAAATACCTCTTCATTGTCTAGCCAAATATCAGACAGAATAACAAACATATCATTGACTGCTTTTTTCTCCATGTCTGCCAGTCTGATCTATTGTAATAGTAAAGGACAATAAATCTCACTTGAGTACATTCCTGACACACTTAAATCTCATAAAAATTAACATGCTACGAATAAAAAGGAGATAGTAAGGATACAGTTTCCTCTTTCGTTAAAGTACCACTACCGAAAAAATCATGCCCTGCAATTTGTCTAAGTGACTTATCCCTATCCTCCAGTGGGGGAAATCCACACGTTAAAACCTGAAGACAGATGCATCAATTATCAAACCATCTcaagtaaaaataaaaacagattAAACAGCAAGATTAAAACTTAAAAGCAAGACACAGGTAACCTTAATATTTCTTCATGCTAAATTTCTTTATAAGATAAACCCTTAATAGAAGGAACAAAGAACTTTTATATGATTCAATTTACACCTAAGAAAAAACTGTGTTCATTTAGGTGTAAAAAAGTGCATAAGATAACGGATTTTGAGATAGAGCAGAGTATGCTAAGAAGAACCTGAAATATTCCCGATGCCAGCATCTCGCCTTCAGCAACAACTATGGTGTTCTCAGAAAAGAATCCTGTAGTTATCTTGTATTGATAGTCAAAGAAACTGATAACATTATATGCGTGCCTATAAGAAATACATGTTGTGGCTTGCACGATTTATAGCATatatcaccaccaccaccatcaacAAAAGTCACAATAGCAATAATAATAAGTAATGATTGTCAAAAGGATATAGcattagacaaattaatttcaACTGAAGCGGTTAGATCTTCTAAATAAAAATGTCCATCCTCCAGCTGAGATATTACTCCCATTACCCATTTTCTACCCGTTTGTCCAACCAGAGATTGGATAGGAGATATCTGACAAAGACAACATAGCATACTACACGATTATTTTCTTCGGATTCTCCGCATTATATCAAACAAACTAAGAGATTAAAAGTTCATAGGCTTGTTGCAGCATCCGCCAATACCTCACAGCTCCCAAAATGTGAAAATTCTGATTCAAAAGCAGGTTTCGAAAAATTCTGATCTCGAGAGAGCCTCTGGAACAACAACAAAAACCTATCCCTATACAAGGCCGCTTTTGCTGATGCGTCACCATGAATAGGCAAGCTGCCTGTGTACCTGAAATGAAAAACACAAACCTATTTTTGCAGCATATGATAAACAAATCCAAGTGCAGGACaacaaacattaaaaaaatatatatattcaaacTATAACTCATCAACAGATTTCCACTAATATAGCAAAGCTCCTCAGCTTTTGTGCACTGAAACTTCCTATGTTAATAGAGCTCCGTCTTATTTTTAATAACATCGATATGAAAGCCTACAACCAGGCAAGATAGATAAAATTTGCTCATTGCACAAACACATAGCAAACAAAATGAGACCTTATTGTTTCattgtaaatattttatcaGAAGTTCCAATTTTGGTAATTTACCCAAAattgtctttattttttttttatcaattaaacACATTCTTTTGTTTCATTTGCCAGAACTTCTAGTCATTGTTCAGTCTTCACCACCAGAATGaaaattaaacaagagaaaACTTTGAGGGATAAAGAAAAGAGGGCGAaataaaaggaagaaaaagtaGCCTACTCGTAGAACTGCTTTCTAATAGGGTCGTATCTGAACTTGGGGACCAGGAACGCATCGACGACGCGAATGGCAGAACCGCCGGCAGAGCATGGATCGGAGCTCTCCTCGACAGCCGCATCAGCTTCCAACAGCCGGCTCACCACACGGTGCACCGGCTCTTTCTCGATTATAGTGGATTTCtctgcaattttttttttccatcaGAATTCAGAAAACTATATTCCAATTGAAATTGGAAGAAATGTTAAATGAAAGGAGAGTGAAGAAATGAGGTTACGAGATTCGAGTTCGAGTTCGAGTTCGTCGAGGAGGAGATCGATGGCTTCGTCCTCATCGGGGCCTTCGAATCGAGAGACGAAGGAGAGGATCTCGTCAAGAGCTTCGACTTTGAGGACGCGCCCTCTGATCTTGCACTTCCTCTGCACCTTCTTCCTCGTCGAAGCACTCATctcgctctctctctctctctcaaggTTTCTCTCTCTGGATTTCTTTCTCACTCACATTCACACAGTCTGAGTGTTGTTGGTAGCTGGTAGGGACGGGTCGGCGGGAAAAACCTCTGATTATTTGGAAGAAACGGCGGGAAAATTGTGAGTGAGTAGAATTACTAGAATGCCCATAATAGGAACTGTACTGTAATTGAGTAGAACTGCCCATAACCCTAGTAATGACCTGGGCGCCTGGGCCTGGGCCTGGGCCCGGCCCATCTGGTTATTGCTCTCACACCTCCCAAAAAATGACCTAAATGCATTACACATAGattcttaattaaaaataataacacaatattgcattatttattttgttgacAAATCAAATACgtgcaaattttttttatgaatttattttgtttgtaaAGATATGTaatacaacataaaaatataaataatatttaaattacatataacggtaaatattaatttaatttgtttatttaataaaaatccgCTTGTTTCATTAAACAACTTATTCTTTTACATATGGTGATTTAGGAGATGAGTGGTGAAGAAAGTTATTTTGATTATATGTGATAATTAAGGAAATTGGTAACTAAATAACTACTACAAAAGATGTTTGGTGATTGGTGAACtaaattttgatttgttttCCTAACTATTTTTAAAGTTGAACAAGGTTATGTAAGCTCAATTAAAGTCTGCTTGACAATGACGAGTACTTGATTAGCCCAACGATACTAGTATGCAACTAAGTTTAAACTAGGCAAGATCAAACAGCTTTTGTAGGGGGGAAATAGATAGAACAGAGTTCAACATCTTATTAGTGGTGATAACCATTTTTTTTATCCAAAAGTTAATGATATTTGTAAATCATAAATCATTCTAATAGTAAAATCCCAACAAAAAGGCTGATTGTCTAGTAGTTTGTAAAAGTGACAAAATTAGGACTCTTGAGAAAGTTATCACTACTAATTCtgacaaataatataaaaaaaagaaaaacattaCAACACCGTCATATTATGGTTAACAACTGGCCCAAATGGCTTTTGTAAATTGTATCTGTATATTGAATACATTAAACATTAAAAGGTGAGTATTTTTCTTTATCAGTTCATGACCAACAAAACACCATTATACATGAGTCAGAGTCGCCAACTATAATAATTAGGATTCTGAATACAATTTAAACATATCTGCACCAAATGTTACTTTAAAAAAAGGTTAAATTACTCTCACTCATATAgtttcacttaattttcaattaagttctTAGGAACTAAATGAACCTTTAAAAACTAAAGGTTAAAAGTTAGTACTGATCAGAAAttacaagaaaaactaaaggaAACTTGTATTATTCTTATATGAGTGTACAATATCACTTCTCAGACAAGTTCATTTCAACCATCAAACATTGCAATATCACTGACTTATAAAGATTTGGAGGAGAA
The genomic region above belongs to Arachis stenosperma cultivar V10309 chromosome 5, arast.V10309.gnm1.PFL2, whole genome shotgun sequence and contains:
- the LOC130982704 gene encoding DNA polymerase epsilon subunit B, with amino-acid sequence MSASTRKKVQRKCKIRGRVLKVEALDEILSFVSRFEGPDEDEAIDLLLDELELELESQKSTIIEKEPVHRVVSRLLEADAAVEESSDPCSAGGSAIRVVDAFLVPKFRYDPIRKQFYEYTGSLPIHGDASAKAALYRDRFLLLFQRLSRDQNFSKPAFESEFSHFGSCEISPIQSLVGQTGRKWVMGVISQLEDGHFYLEDLTASVEINLSNAKITTGFFSENTIVVAEGEMLASGIFQVLTCGFPPLEDRDKSLRQIAGHDFFGSGTLTKEETIRLADMEKKAVNDMFVILSDIWLDNEEAMGKLETVLDGFESVEVVPSLFVFMGNFSSHPCNLAFHAYSILRSQFGKLGQLIAAHPRLTEHSKFLFIPGPDDAGPSTVLPRRALPKYLTEELQNHIPNAIFSSNPCRVKFYTQEIVFFRQDMLYRMRRSCLMPPSMEETDDPFQHLVATMTHQSHLCPLPLTVQPIIWNYDHCLYLYPTPHTIVLGDRSQQKAFKYTGITCFNTGSFSIDSTFVAYRPCSQEVELSAL